A DNA window from Anas acuta chromosome 4, bAnaAcu1.1, whole genome shotgun sequence contains the following coding sequences:
- the STOX2 gene encoding storkhead-box protein 2 isoform X6, giving the protein MMHPVQQRHGDIPCGDVSPISMSPISQSQFIPLGEILCLAISAMNSARKQVTQEALMEHLTTCFPGVPTPSPEILRHTLNMLVRERKIYPTPDGYFIVTPQTYFITPSLIRTNSKWYHLDERIPDRSQCTSPQQGTITPSTSGCVRDRTLPKNHCDSCHCCREDMHSMHASTLQRKSAKDCKDSYCPPSLCQVPPTEKSKSTVNFSYKAETLTKPKDVEKQSKKFGLKLFRLSFKKDKTKQLANFSAQFPPEEWPLRDEDTPTTIPREVEMEIIRRINPDLTVENVMRHTALMKKLEEEKAQRSKAGSSAHHSGRSKKSRNHRKSHGKSRSHSKTRVSKGDPSDGSHLDIPAEREYDFYDPLTRSPREGCFIIEHKGDNFIMHSNPNMIESHFPMTPEWDVSGELAKRRTEMPFPEPSRGSSHSKVHRSHSHTQDRRSRNERSSKAKERSRSMDNSKGPLGSATLGTPEDIGEGCSPDDQTTSQTYIDDSTLRPSQSLGHQRALISAAGYKETCIPEIAGGSAETPSSCGLLEQNKPTENLPSYSELNSCTTKSAVDDYFQCNTSSETVLTAPSPLGKNKEDHDTLTGTDGLKKLAPSDRQPQHGVREPGVHKEESPKGPSSGSAVAGQTPEVIANGRLVQHHSAESSSLDKRKEIFSKDTLFKPLHNTLSVNSYHKASTPLLKPHQKTPSDTLPVRCEKLEQAIVSSVTQAMPGSQRQQETTGNQEASFDYYNVSDDDDSEEGTNKNAEEEKNRDDVGTMQWLLEREKERDLQRKFEKNLTLLAPKESESSSNQRATHSARLDSMDSSSITVDSGFNSPRTRESLASNTSSIVESNRRQNPALSPAHGGAGPTFNFRATADPPTSEAEKLQKPANCLQASVTSV; this is encoded by the exons GTGATGTATCACCAATCAGCATGTCTCCCATCAGTCAGTCACAGTTTATTCCACTTGGGGAAATCCTTTGCCTGGCCATCTCAGCAATGAACTCTGCCCGAAAACAAGTCACACAAGAAGCACTAATGGAGCACCTAACAACCTGCTTCCCAG GAGTTCCAACACCCAGCCCAGAAATCCTTCGACATACCTTGAATATGCTCGTACGGGAGAGGAAAATATACCCAACTCCGGATGGTTATTTCATTGTAACCCCGCAGACTTACTTTATAACACCATCTCTCATAAGAACTAACAGTAAATGGTACCATTTGGACGAGAGGATACCCGACAGGTCTCAGTGTACCTCTCCGCAACAAGGAACTATAACTCCCTCCACCTCGGGATGCGTCAGGGATCGAACACTACCCAAAAACCACTGCGACTCCTGCCATTGTTGCAGAGAGGACATGCACAGCATGCATGCATCTACCCTACAGAGGAAATCAGCAAAAGACTGTAAAGACTCGTACTGTCCTCCTTCGTTATGTCAGGTCCCACCTACTGAGAAAAGTAAAAGTACTGTCAATTTTTCTTATAAAGCAGAGACGCTCACAAAGCCCAAGGATGTAGAAAAGCAGTCTAAGAAATTTGGACTCAAATTATTCCGATTAAGTTTTAAGAAGGACAAGACAAAACAGTTGGCAAATTTCTCTGCCCAGTTTCCTCCAGAGGAGTGGCCGCTAAGGGACGAGGACACCCCTACCACTATACCTAGAGAAGTAGAAATGGAGATTATCAGGCGCATTAACCCAGACTTGACTGTGGAAAATGTCATGAGGCACACTGCACTAATGAAGAaacttgaagaagaaaaggctcaaCGAAGCAAAGCAGGATCTTCAGCTCACCACAGCGGACGAAGCAAAAAAAGTAGGAATCACAGAAAGTCTCATGGGAAGTCGAGGTCGCACAGCAAGACTCGGGTGTCCAAAGGAGATCCATCAGATGGCTCTCATTTGGATATCCCTGCCGAAAGGGAGTATGACTTCTACGACCCCTTGACTCGATCCCCACGGGAAGGCTGTTTTATAATAGAACACAAGGGAGATAATTTTATAATGCACAGCAATCCTAACATGATCGAATCTCACTTTCCCATGACACCAGAATGGGATGTGTCTGGTGAGCTGGCCAAAAGAAGAACTGAAATGCCTTTTCCTGAACCTTCCAGGGGAAGCTCCCACTCCAAGGTCCACCGGAGCCACAGCCATACGCAGGACAGACGATCGAGGAACGAGCGGTCCAGTAAGGCTAAAGAAAGGTCTAGATCCATGGATAACTCCAAAGGGCCTCTGGGCTCGGCTACTTTAGGCACGCCTGAAGACATAGGCGAGGGCTGTAGCCCAGATGACCAAACGACTAGCCAAACTTACATCGACGATAGTACCTTACGGCCATCCCAGTCACTCGGTCATCAAAGGGCTCTGATCTCGGCCGCGGGCTACAAAGAGACTTGCATCCCTGAAATAGCCGGTGGCAGCGCAGAAACCCCCAGTTCGTGTGGCCTGCTGGAACAAAACAAGCCGACGGAGAACTTGCCGTCCTACAGCGAGCTCAACTCCTGCACAACAAAATCTGCCGTCGACGACTATTTCCAGTGCAACACGTCCAGCGAGACCGTGCTTACCGCTCCGTCACCGCTGGGCAAGAACAAGGAGGATCATGACACGCTGACAGGGACAGACGGGCTCAAAAAACTGGCTCCCTCAGACAGACAGCCTCAGCACGGTGTCAGGGAGCCCGGGGTGCACAAGGAGGAGTCCCCGAAGGGCCCGAGCAGCGGCTCGGCGGTAGCTGGCCAGACTCCAGAGGTGATCGCCAACGGGCGGCTGGTCCAACACCACAGCGCTGAGTCGAGCAGCCTGGATAAAAGGAAAGAGATCTTTAGCAAGGACACGCTCTTCAAACCTCTGCACAACACGCTTTCGGTGAACAGTTACCACAAGGCTAGCACACCCCTGCTCAAGCCCCACCAGAAGACCCCCTCTGACACGTTGCCGGTCCGCTGCGAGAAGCTGGAGCAAGCGATCGTCAGCTCGGTCACGCAGGCCATGCCTGGGTcgcagaggcagcaggagacGACCGGGAACCAGGAGGCCTCCTTCGACTACTACAACGTGTCCGATGACGACGACTCGGAGGAGGGGACCAACAAAAACgctgaggaagagaagaacaGGGATGACGTGGGCACCATGCAGTGGCTCCTGGAGCGAGAGAAGGAGCGGGACCTGCAGCGCAAGTTTGAGAAGAATCTCACACTGCTCGCCCCGAAGGAGTCggagagcagcagcaaccaGCGAGCCACCCACTCGGCCCGCCTGGACAGCatggacagcagcagcatcacTGTGGACAGCGGGTTCAACTCCCCACG TACTCGGGAGAGCCTGGCATCCAACACTTCGAGTATTGTTGAAAGCAACAGACGTCAGAACCCCGCTCTGAGCCCTGCACACGGCGGGGCAGGCCCAACCTTCAACTTCCGAGCCACCGCAGACCCGCCGACAAGCGAAGCTGAGAAACTGCAGAAACCAGCTAACTGCCTGCAAGCTTCTGTCACTAGTGTCTGA
- the STOX2 gene encoding storkhead-box protein 2 isoform X5, which produces MHSVVTSQLFWMLYWSMEPDHRGSGDVSPISMSPISQSQFIPLGEILCLAISAMNSARKQVTQEALMEHLTTCFPGVPTPSPEILRHTLNMLVRERKIYPTPDGYFIVTPQTYFITPSLIRTNSKWYHLDERIPDRSQCTSPQQGTITPSTSGCVRDRTLPKNHCDSCHCCREDMHSMHASTLQRKSAKDCKDSYCPPSLCQVPPTEKSKSTVNFSYKAETLTKPKDVEKQSKKFGLKLFRLSFKKDKTKQLANFSAQFPPEEWPLRDEDTPTTIPREVEMEIIRRINPDLTVENVMRHTALMKKLEEEKAQRSKAGSSAHHSGRSKKSRNHRKSHGKSRSHSKTRVSKGDPSDGSHLDIPAEREYDFYDPLTRSPREGCFIIEHKGDNFIMHSNPNMIESHFPMTPEWDVSGELAKRRTEMPFPEPSRGSSHSKVHRSHSHTQDRRSRNERSSKAKERSRSMDNSKGPLGSATLGTPEDIGEGCSPDDQTTSQTYIDDSTLRPSQSLGHQRALISAAGYKETCIPEIAGGSAETPSSCGLLEQNKPTENLPSYSELNSCTTKSAVDDYFQCNTSSETVLTAPSPLGKNKEDHDTLTGTDGLKKLAPSDRQPQHGVREPGVHKEESPKGPSSGSAVAGQTPEVIANGRLVQHHSAESSSLDKRKEIFSKDTLFKPLHNTLSVNSYHKASTPLLKPHQKTPSDTLPVRCEKLEQAIVSSVTQAMPGSQRQQETTGNQEASFDYYNVSDDDDSEEGTNKNAEEEKNRDDVGTMQWLLEREKERDLQRKFEKNLTLLAPKESESSSNQRATHSARLDSMDSSSITVDSGFNSPRTRESLASNTSSIVESNRRQNPALSPAHGGAGPTFNFRATADPPTSEAEKLQKPANCLQASVTSV; this is translated from the exons ATGCACAGTGTTGTTACATCACAGCTATTCTGGATGCTGTACTGGAGCATGGAACCAGACCATAGGGGTTCAG GTGATGTATCACCAATCAGCATGTCTCCCATCAGTCAGTCACAGTTTATTCCACTTGGGGAAATCCTTTGCCTGGCCATCTCAGCAATGAACTCTGCCCGAAAACAAGTCACACAAGAAGCACTAATGGAGCACCTAACAACCTGCTTCCCAG GAGTTCCAACACCCAGCCCAGAAATCCTTCGACATACCTTGAATATGCTCGTACGGGAGAGGAAAATATACCCAACTCCGGATGGTTATTTCATTGTAACCCCGCAGACTTACTTTATAACACCATCTCTCATAAGAACTAACAGTAAATGGTACCATTTGGACGAGAGGATACCCGACAGGTCTCAGTGTACCTCTCCGCAACAAGGAACTATAACTCCCTCCACCTCGGGATGCGTCAGGGATCGAACACTACCCAAAAACCACTGCGACTCCTGCCATTGTTGCAGAGAGGACATGCACAGCATGCATGCATCTACCCTACAGAGGAAATCAGCAAAAGACTGTAAAGACTCGTACTGTCCTCCTTCGTTATGTCAGGTCCCACCTACTGAGAAAAGTAAAAGTACTGTCAATTTTTCTTATAAAGCAGAGACGCTCACAAAGCCCAAGGATGTAGAAAAGCAGTCTAAGAAATTTGGACTCAAATTATTCCGATTAAGTTTTAAGAAGGACAAGACAAAACAGTTGGCAAATTTCTCTGCCCAGTTTCCTCCAGAGGAGTGGCCGCTAAGGGACGAGGACACCCCTACCACTATACCTAGAGAAGTAGAAATGGAGATTATCAGGCGCATTAACCCAGACTTGACTGTGGAAAATGTCATGAGGCACACTGCACTAATGAAGAaacttgaagaagaaaaggctcaaCGAAGCAAAGCAGGATCTTCAGCTCACCACAGCGGACGAAGCAAAAAAAGTAGGAATCACAGAAAGTCTCATGGGAAGTCGAGGTCGCACAGCAAGACTCGGGTGTCCAAAGGAGATCCATCAGATGGCTCTCATTTGGATATCCCTGCCGAAAGGGAGTATGACTTCTACGACCCCTTGACTCGATCCCCACGGGAAGGCTGTTTTATAATAGAACACAAGGGAGATAATTTTATAATGCACAGCAATCCTAACATGATCGAATCTCACTTTCCCATGACACCAGAATGGGATGTGTCTGGTGAGCTGGCCAAAAGAAGAACTGAAATGCCTTTTCCTGAACCTTCCAGGGGAAGCTCCCACTCCAAGGTCCACCGGAGCCACAGCCATACGCAGGACAGACGATCGAGGAACGAGCGGTCCAGTAAGGCTAAAGAAAGGTCTAGATCCATGGATAACTCCAAAGGGCCTCTGGGCTCGGCTACTTTAGGCACGCCTGAAGACATAGGCGAGGGCTGTAGCCCAGATGACCAAACGACTAGCCAAACTTACATCGACGATAGTACCTTACGGCCATCCCAGTCACTCGGTCATCAAAGGGCTCTGATCTCGGCCGCGGGCTACAAAGAGACTTGCATCCCTGAAATAGCCGGTGGCAGCGCAGAAACCCCCAGTTCGTGTGGCCTGCTGGAACAAAACAAGCCGACGGAGAACTTGCCGTCCTACAGCGAGCTCAACTCCTGCACAACAAAATCTGCCGTCGACGACTATTTCCAGTGCAACACGTCCAGCGAGACCGTGCTTACCGCTCCGTCACCGCTGGGCAAGAACAAGGAGGATCATGACACGCTGACAGGGACAGACGGGCTCAAAAAACTGGCTCCCTCAGACAGACAGCCTCAGCACGGTGTCAGGGAGCCCGGGGTGCACAAGGAGGAGTCCCCGAAGGGCCCGAGCAGCGGCTCGGCGGTAGCTGGCCAGACTCCAGAGGTGATCGCCAACGGGCGGCTGGTCCAACACCACAGCGCTGAGTCGAGCAGCCTGGATAAAAGGAAAGAGATCTTTAGCAAGGACACGCTCTTCAAACCTCTGCACAACACGCTTTCGGTGAACAGTTACCACAAGGCTAGCACACCCCTGCTCAAGCCCCACCAGAAGACCCCCTCTGACACGTTGCCGGTCCGCTGCGAGAAGCTGGAGCAAGCGATCGTCAGCTCGGTCACGCAGGCCATGCCTGGGTcgcagaggcagcaggagacGACCGGGAACCAGGAGGCCTCCTTCGACTACTACAACGTGTCCGATGACGACGACTCGGAGGAGGGGACCAACAAAAACgctgaggaagagaagaacaGGGATGACGTGGGCACCATGCAGTGGCTCCTGGAGCGAGAGAAGGAGCGGGACCTGCAGCGCAAGTTTGAGAAGAATCTCACACTGCTCGCCCCGAAGGAGTCggagagcagcagcaaccaGCGAGCCACCCACTCGGCCCGCCTGGACAGCatggacagcagcagcatcacTGTGGACAGCGGGTTCAACTCCCCACG TACTCGGGAGAGCCTGGCATCCAACACTTCGAGTATTGTTGAAAGCAACAGACGTCAGAACCCCGCTCTGAGCCCTGCACACGGCGGGGCAGGCCCAACCTTCAACTTCCGAGCCACCGCAGACCCGCCGACAAGCGAAGCTGAGAAACTGCAGAAACCAGCTAACTGCCTGCAAGCTTCTGTCACTAGTGTCTGA
- the STOX2 gene encoding storkhead-box protein 2 isoform X4, with translation MKKTRSTTLRRAWPSSDFSDRASDRMRSRSEKDYRLHKHFPPAFIQQASRGYMTSGDVSPISMSPISQSQFIPLGEILCLAISAMNSARKQVTQEALMEHLTTCFPGVPTPSPEILRHTLNMLVRERKIYPTPDGYFIVTPQTYFITPSLIRTNSKWYHLDERIPDRSQCTSPQQGTITPSTSGCVRDRTLPKNHCDSCHCCREDMHSMHASTLQRKSAKDCKDSYCPPSLCQVPPTEKSKSTVNFSYKAETLTKPKDVEKQSKKFGLKLFRLSFKKDKTKQLANFSAQFPPEEWPLRDEDTPTTIPREVEMEIIRRINPDLTVENVMRHTALMKKLEEEKAQRSKAGSSAHHSGRSKKSRNHRKSHGKSRSHSKTRVSKGDPSDGSHLDIPAEREYDFYDPLTRSPREGCFIIEHKGDNFIMHSNPNMIESHFPMTPEWDVSGELAKRRTEMPFPEPSRGSSHSKVHRSHSHTQDRRSRNERSSKAKERSRSMDNSKGPLGSATLGTPEDIGEGCSPDDQTTSQTYIDDSTLRPSQSLGHQRALISAAGYKETCIPEIAGGSAETPSSCGLLEQNKPTENLPSYSELNSCTTKSAVDDYFQCNTSSETVLTAPSPLGKNKEDHDTLTGTDGLKKLAPSDRQPQHGVREPGVHKEESPKGPSSGSAVAGQTPEVIANGRLVQHHSAESSSLDKRKEIFSKDTLFKPLHNTLSVNSYHKASTPLLKPHQKTPSDTLPVRCEKLEQAIVSSVTQAMPGSQRQQETTGNQEASFDYYNVSDDDDSEEGTNKNAEEEKNRDDVGTMQWLLEREKERDLQRKFEKNLTLLAPKESESSSNQRATHSARLDSMDSSSITVDSGFNSPRTRESLASNTSSIVESNRRQNPALSPAHGGAGPTFNFRATADPPTSEAEKLQKPANCLQASVTSV, from the exons GTGATGTATCACCAATCAGCATGTCTCCCATCAGTCAGTCACAGTTTATTCCACTTGGGGAAATCCTTTGCCTGGCCATCTCAGCAATGAACTCTGCCCGAAAACAAGTCACACAAGAAGCACTAATGGAGCACCTAACAACCTGCTTCCCAG GAGTTCCAACACCCAGCCCAGAAATCCTTCGACATACCTTGAATATGCTCGTACGGGAGAGGAAAATATACCCAACTCCGGATGGTTATTTCATTGTAACCCCGCAGACTTACTTTATAACACCATCTCTCATAAGAACTAACAGTAAATGGTACCATTTGGACGAGAGGATACCCGACAGGTCTCAGTGTACCTCTCCGCAACAAGGAACTATAACTCCCTCCACCTCGGGATGCGTCAGGGATCGAACACTACCCAAAAACCACTGCGACTCCTGCCATTGTTGCAGAGAGGACATGCACAGCATGCATGCATCTACCCTACAGAGGAAATCAGCAAAAGACTGTAAAGACTCGTACTGTCCTCCTTCGTTATGTCAGGTCCCACCTACTGAGAAAAGTAAAAGTACTGTCAATTTTTCTTATAAAGCAGAGACGCTCACAAAGCCCAAGGATGTAGAAAAGCAGTCTAAGAAATTTGGACTCAAATTATTCCGATTAAGTTTTAAGAAGGACAAGACAAAACAGTTGGCAAATTTCTCTGCCCAGTTTCCTCCAGAGGAGTGGCCGCTAAGGGACGAGGACACCCCTACCACTATACCTAGAGAAGTAGAAATGGAGATTATCAGGCGCATTAACCCAGACTTGACTGTGGAAAATGTCATGAGGCACACTGCACTAATGAAGAaacttgaagaagaaaaggctcaaCGAAGCAAAGCAGGATCTTCAGCTCACCACAGCGGACGAAGCAAAAAAAGTAGGAATCACAGAAAGTCTCATGGGAAGTCGAGGTCGCACAGCAAGACTCGGGTGTCCAAAGGAGATCCATCAGATGGCTCTCATTTGGATATCCCTGCCGAAAGGGAGTATGACTTCTACGACCCCTTGACTCGATCCCCACGGGAAGGCTGTTTTATAATAGAACACAAGGGAGATAATTTTATAATGCACAGCAATCCTAACATGATCGAATCTCACTTTCCCATGACACCAGAATGGGATGTGTCTGGTGAGCTGGCCAAAAGAAGAACTGAAATGCCTTTTCCTGAACCTTCCAGGGGAAGCTCCCACTCCAAGGTCCACCGGAGCCACAGCCATACGCAGGACAGACGATCGAGGAACGAGCGGTCCAGTAAGGCTAAAGAAAGGTCTAGATCCATGGATAACTCCAAAGGGCCTCTGGGCTCGGCTACTTTAGGCACGCCTGAAGACATAGGCGAGGGCTGTAGCCCAGATGACCAAACGACTAGCCAAACTTACATCGACGATAGTACCTTACGGCCATCCCAGTCACTCGGTCATCAAAGGGCTCTGATCTCGGCCGCGGGCTACAAAGAGACTTGCATCCCTGAAATAGCCGGTGGCAGCGCAGAAACCCCCAGTTCGTGTGGCCTGCTGGAACAAAACAAGCCGACGGAGAACTTGCCGTCCTACAGCGAGCTCAACTCCTGCACAACAAAATCTGCCGTCGACGACTATTTCCAGTGCAACACGTCCAGCGAGACCGTGCTTACCGCTCCGTCACCGCTGGGCAAGAACAAGGAGGATCATGACACGCTGACAGGGACAGACGGGCTCAAAAAACTGGCTCCCTCAGACAGACAGCCTCAGCACGGTGTCAGGGAGCCCGGGGTGCACAAGGAGGAGTCCCCGAAGGGCCCGAGCAGCGGCTCGGCGGTAGCTGGCCAGACTCCAGAGGTGATCGCCAACGGGCGGCTGGTCCAACACCACAGCGCTGAGTCGAGCAGCCTGGATAAAAGGAAAGAGATCTTTAGCAAGGACACGCTCTTCAAACCTCTGCACAACACGCTTTCGGTGAACAGTTACCACAAGGCTAGCACACCCCTGCTCAAGCCCCACCAGAAGACCCCCTCTGACACGTTGCCGGTCCGCTGCGAGAAGCTGGAGCAAGCGATCGTCAGCTCGGTCACGCAGGCCATGCCTGGGTcgcagaggcagcaggagacGACCGGGAACCAGGAGGCCTCCTTCGACTACTACAACGTGTCCGATGACGACGACTCGGAGGAGGGGACCAACAAAAACgctgaggaagagaagaacaGGGATGACGTGGGCACCATGCAGTGGCTCCTGGAGCGAGAGAAGGAGCGGGACCTGCAGCGCAAGTTTGAGAAGAATCTCACACTGCTCGCCCCGAAGGAGTCggagagcagcagcaaccaGCGAGCCACCCACTCGGCCCGCCTGGACAGCatggacagcagcagcatcacTGTGGACAGCGGGTTCAACTCCCCACG TACTCGGGAGAGCCTGGCATCCAACACTTCGAGTATTGTTGAAAGCAACAGACGTCAGAACCCCGCTCTGAGCCCTGCACACGGCGGGGCAGGCCCAACCTTCAACTTCCGAGCCACCGCAGACCCGCCGACAAGCGAAGCTGAGAAACTGCAGAAACCAGCTAACTGCCTGCAAGCTTCTGTCACTAGTGTCTGA
- the STOX2 gene encoding storkhead-box protein 2 isoform X7, whose amino-acid sequence MNACDVSPISMSPISQSQFIPLGEILCLAISAMNSARKQVTQEALMEHLTTCFPGVPTPSPEILRHTLNMLVRERKIYPTPDGYFIVTPQTYFITPSLIRTNSKWYHLDERIPDRSQCTSPQQGTITPSTSGCVRDRTLPKNHCDSCHCCREDMHSMHASTLQRKSAKDCKDSYCPPSLCQVPPTEKSKSTVNFSYKAETLTKPKDVEKQSKKFGLKLFRLSFKKDKTKQLANFSAQFPPEEWPLRDEDTPTTIPREVEMEIIRRINPDLTVENVMRHTALMKKLEEEKAQRSKAGSSAHHSGRSKKSRNHRKSHGKSRSHSKTRVSKGDPSDGSHLDIPAEREYDFYDPLTRSPREGCFIIEHKGDNFIMHSNPNMIESHFPMTPEWDVSGELAKRRTEMPFPEPSRGSSHSKVHRSHSHTQDRRSRNERSSKAKERSRSMDNSKGPLGSATLGTPEDIGEGCSPDDQTTSQTYIDDSTLRPSQSLGHQRALISAAGYKETCIPEIAGGSAETPSSCGLLEQNKPTENLPSYSELNSCTTKSAVDDYFQCNTSSETVLTAPSPLGKNKEDHDTLTGTDGLKKLAPSDRQPQHGVREPGVHKEESPKGPSSGSAVAGQTPEVIANGRLVQHHSAESSSLDKRKEIFSKDTLFKPLHNTLSVNSYHKASTPLLKPHQKTPSDTLPVRCEKLEQAIVSSVTQAMPGSQRQQETTGNQEASFDYYNVSDDDDSEEGTNKNAEEEKNRDDVGTMQWLLEREKERDLQRKFEKNLTLLAPKESESSSNQRATHSARLDSMDSSSITVDSGFNSPRTRESLASNTSSIVESNRRQNPALSPAHGGAGPTFNFRATADPPTSEAEKLQKPANCLQASVTSV is encoded by the exons ATGAATGCAT GTGATGTATCACCAATCAGCATGTCTCCCATCAGTCAGTCACAGTTTATTCCACTTGGGGAAATCCTTTGCCTGGCCATCTCAGCAATGAACTCTGCCCGAAAACAAGTCACACAAGAAGCACTAATGGAGCACCTAACAACCTGCTTCCCAG GAGTTCCAACACCCAGCCCAGAAATCCTTCGACATACCTTGAATATGCTCGTACGGGAGAGGAAAATATACCCAACTCCGGATGGTTATTTCATTGTAACCCCGCAGACTTACTTTATAACACCATCTCTCATAAGAACTAACAGTAAATGGTACCATTTGGACGAGAGGATACCCGACAGGTCTCAGTGTACCTCTCCGCAACAAGGAACTATAACTCCCTCCACCTCGGGATGCGTCAGGGATCGAACACTACCCAAAAACCACTGCGACTCCTGCCATTGTTGCAGAGAGGACATGCACAGCATGCATGCATCTACCCTACAGAGGAAATCAGCAAAAGACTGTAAAGACTCGTACTGTCCTCCTTCGTTATGTCAGGTCCCACCTACTGAGAAAAGTAAAAGTACTGTCAATTTTTCTTATAAAGCAGAGACGCTCACAAAGCCCAAGGATGTAGAAAAGCAGTCTAAGAAATTTGGACTCAAATTATTCCGATTAAGTTTTAAGAAGGACAAGACAAAACAGTTGGCAAATTTCTCTGCCCAGTTTCCTCCAGAGGAGTGGCCGCTAAGGGACGAGGACACCCCTACCACTATACCTAGAGAAGTAGAAATGGAGATTATCAGGCGCATTAACCCAGACTTGACTGTGGAAAATGTCATGAGGCACACTGCACTAATGAAGAaacttgaagaagaaaaggctcaaCGAAGCAAAGCAGGATCTTCAGCTCACCACAGCGGACGAAGCAAAAAAAGTAGGAATCACAGAAAGTCTCATGGGAAGTCGAGGTCGCACAGCAAGACTCGGGTGTCCAAAGGAGATCCATCAGATGGCTCTCATTTGGATATCCCTGCCGAAAGGGAGTATGACTTCTACGACCCCTTGACTCGATCCCCACGGGAAGGCTGTTTTATAATAGAACACAAGGGAGATAATTTTATAATGCACAGCAATCCTAACATGATCGAATCTCACTTTCCCATGACACCAGAATGGGATGTGTCTGGTGAGCTGGCCAAAAGAAGAACTGAAATGCCTTTTCCTGAACCTTCCAGGGGAAGCTCCCACTCCAAGGTCCACCGGAGCCACAGCCATACGCAGGACAGACGATCGAGGAACGAGCGGTCCAGTAAGGCTAAAGAAAGGTCTAGATCCATGGATAACTCCAAAGGGCCTCTGGGCTCGGCTACTTTAGGCACGCCTGAAGACATAGGCGAGGGCTGTAGCCCAGATGACCAAACGACTAGCCAAACTTACATCGACGATAGTACCTTACGGCCATCCCAGTCACTCGGTCATCAAAGGGCTCTGATCTCGGCCGCGGGCTACAAAGAGACTTGCATCCCTGAAATAGCCGGTGGCAGCGCAGAAACCCCCAGTTCGTGTGGCCTGCTGGAACAAAACAAGCCGACGGAGAACTTGCCGTCCTACAGCGAGCTCAACTCCTGCACAACAAAATCTGCCGTCGACGACTATTTCCAGTGCAACACGTCCAGCGAGACCGTGCTTACCGCTCCGTCACCGCTGGGCAAGAACAAGGAGGATCATGACACGCTGACAGGGACAGACGGGCTCAAAAAACTGGCTCCCTCAGACAGACAGCCTCAGCACGGTGTCAGGGAGCCCGGGGTGCACAAGGAGGAGTCCCCGAAGGGCCCGAGCAGCGGCTCGGCGGTAGCTGGCCAGACTCCAGAGGTGATCGCCAACGGGCGGCTGGTCCAACACCACAGCGCTGAGTCGAGCAGCCTGGATAAAAGGAAAGAGATCTTTAGCAAGGACACGCTCTTCAAACCTCTGCACAACACGCTTTCGGTGAACAGTTACCACAAGGCTAGCACACCCCTGCTCAAGCCCCACCAGAAGACCCCCTCTGACACGTTGCCGGTCCGCTGCGAGAAGCTGGAGCAAGCGATCGTCAGCTCGGTCACGCAGGCCATGCCTGGGTcgcagaggcagcaggagacGACCGGGAACCAGGAGGCCTCCTTCGACTACTACAACGTGTCCGATGACGACGACTCGGAGGAGGGGACCAACAAAAACgctgaggaagagaagaacaGGGATGACGTGGGCACCATGCAGTGGCTCCTGGAGCGAGAGAAGGAGCGGGACCTGCAGCGCAAGTTTGAGAAGAATCTCACACTGCTCGCCCCGAAGGAGTCggagagcagcagcaaccaGCGAGCCACCCACTCGGCCCGCCTGGACAGCatggacagcagcagcatcacTGTGGACAGCGGGTTCAACTCCCCACG TACTCGGGAGAGCCTGGCATCCAACACTTCGAGTATTGTTGAAAGCAACAGACGTCAGAACCCCGCTCTGAGCCCTGCACACGGCGGGGCAGGCCCAACCTTCAACTTCCGAGCCACCGCAGACCCGCCGACAAGCGAAGCTGAGAAACTGCAGAAACCAGCTAACTGCCTGCAAGCTTCTGTCACTAGTGTCTGA